A single window of Sulfitobacter sp. JL08 DNA harbors:
- a CDS encoding ketosteroid isomerase-related protein: MSDVIKRYFAAFNLGDVESMLDCVSDDVAHHVNEGQIRRGKDAFAEFCAHMNRCYKEELTDIVVFEADGGTRGAAEFTVNGTYLETDSGLPEAKGQRYKLPGGSFFDMADGKITRVTTYYNLADWIRQVS; the protein is encoded by the coding sequence ATGAGCGACGTTATCAAACGGTATTTCGCCGCCTTTAATCTGGGCGATGTTGAAAGCATGCTGGACTGCGTGTCCGACGATGTGGCGCATCACGTAAACGAGGGCCAGATCCGGCGTGGCAAGGACGCATTCGCGGAATTCTGCGCCCATATGAACCGCTGTTACAAAGAAGAACTGACCGATATCGTTGTGTTCGAGGCCGATGGCGGTACCCGTGGCGCAGCCGAATTTACCGTCAACGGCACTTACCTTGAAACCGATAGTGGACTGCCCGAGGCTAAGGGTCAGCGTTACAAGCTGCCGGGCGGGTCGTTCTTTGATATGGCAGACGGTAAAATCACCCGCGTGACGACCTATTACAATCTGGCCGACTGGATCCGGCAGGTGTCTTGA
- a CDS encoding GNAT family N-acetyltransferase, protein MDVRTLTGPALGSALDDVATLRIRVFRDWPYLYDGDHEYERNYLQVYRDDPRSILVGAFDGTRLIGASTGGPLVSHASDFADAFQDSGIDLETVFYCAESVLLPAYRGQGIGHAFFDQREVHARALGFENVAFCAVMRPADHPARPPDYRALDTFWRGRGYAPLDGVIAKFFWKDIGEPEQTAKPLQFWMRSLKS, encoded by the coding sequence ATTGACGTTCGCACCCTGACCGGTCCGGCGCTCGGGTCTGCGCTGGATGATGTGGCAACCTTGCGGATCAGGGTGTTTCGTGACTGGCCATATCTTTACGATGGCGATCACGAATATGAGCGTAATTATCTGCAGGTCTACCGCGACGATCCCCGTTCCATTCTGGTGGGTGCATTTGACGGAACGCGTCTGATCGGCGCATCAACCGGCGGGCCGCTTGTCAGCCATGCCAGCGATTTCGCCGATGCGTTTCAGGACAGCGGCATAGACCTTGAAACGGTGTTTTATTGTGCGGAATCCGTTCTTTTGCCGGCTTATCGCGGGCAGGGTATCGGTCACGCGTTCTTTGATCAGCGCGAGGTACATGCCCGCGCGCTGGGGTTTGAAAACGTCGCGTTCTGTGCGGTGATGCGCCCTGCCGATCATCCGGCGCGTCCGCCCGATTACCGGGCGCTGGATACGTTCTGGCGGGGCAGGGGATATGCGCCACTGGATGGTGTGATTGCAAAGTTTTTCTGGAAAGACATTGGCGAACCTGAACAGACCGCCAAACCGCTGCAATTCTGGATGCGGTCGCTAAAATCCTGA
- a CDS encoding alpha/beta hydrolase — translation MFNITDWDDAYANAANIPGGDNWPAAWVAPAQKFRDQARGQLDIAYGADPREAYDLFLPEDAPKGLVVFVHGGFWVRLDKSYWSNLAAGPVAAGWAVVMPSYTLCPDTSVTGIVAQIASAVEHAAGQVAGPVRLTGHSAGGHIVTRLMCDDSPLSNDVADRVRHVVSISGLHDLRPLLRTKLNDAIRLTPDEATRQSPALCTPRGGIPLTCWVGQSERSEFLRQNDLLPNIWKGLGASTQAIAEPDRHHFNVIDGLADVNSPLCKALLGDSGF, via the coding sequence ATGTTCAATATCACCGATTGGGACGATGCCTACGCGAACGCCGCCAACATTCCCGGAGGCGACAATTGGCCCGCCGCGTGGGTCGCGCCTGCGCAGAAATTCCGTGATCAGGCGCGCGGCCAACTGGACATAGCTTATGGTGCAGACCCGCGTGAAGCCTACGATCTGTTTCTGCCCGAAGATGCGCCAAAAGGGCTGGTCGTTTTCGTACATGGCGGGTTTTGGGTGCGGCTGGACAAATCTTATTGGTCCAACCTTGCAGCGGGGCCTGTGGCTGCGGGGTGGGCTGTTGTAATGCCGTCTTATACCTTGTGCCCCGACACCAGCGTGACAGGCATCGTTGCCCAGATCGCAAGCGCGGTCGAACATGCGGCAGGCCAGGTGGCCGGGCCGGTGCGATTGACCGGCCATTCCGCAGGTGGGCACATTGTCACCCGCCTGATGTGTGACGACAGCCCGCTGTCAAATGACGTTGCAGACCGGGTCCGGCATGTGGTTTCGATTTCGGGCCTGCACGATCTGCGCCCGCTTTTGCGCACGAAACTGAATGATGCGATCCGGTTAACACCAGACGAGGCCACCCGCCAAAGCCCTGCCCTGTGTACACCGCGCGGTGGTATCCCGCTGACCTGTTGGGTCGGACAATCGGAACGGTCCGAATTCCTGCGCCAGAATGATCTGTTGCCCAATATCTGGAAGGGGCTGGGCGCCAGCACACAGGCGATTGCAGAACCCGACAGGCACCATTTCAATGTGATTGACGGTCTGGCCGATGTGAACAGCCCGCTGTGCAAGGCATTGCTGGGCGATTCAGGATTTTAG